The following are encoded in a window of Flavobacterium psychrotrophum genomic DNA:
- a CDS encoding AraC family transcriptional regulator — translation MKLFYTIKGDKVLYLLSYPPKEKVQVMHIENTLHPFEIEKETLTEWSRRPHQHNFFELVYIQEGEGKQCINNSLLPYEGGSIFLLPPYDCHSFEIATPTTFTFIRFNALFFKNDKRTMMDYSQWFSNLHYILSSYNRVPGDVIHSEADKSVMISLINSMQQERQQQNFSESILRTNMVAMLNILLRNFENSFLEKHKDKDSQTRDVLQYIQYNLFDNGKLKADAIAEEFNLSPTYISEYFKKKTGESLKEYILKARVNVAQSRLEYSGQSLKEIAYDLGFTDASHLTKVIKKYYDDAGTTCSSFAG, via the coding sequence ATGAAGCTGTTTTATACCATAAAAGGGGATAAAGTTTTATATTTGCTTAGTTACCCTCCTAAAGAAAAAGTACAGGTTATGCATATCGAAAATACACTACACCCTTTTGAGATAGAAAAGGAAACGCTTACTGAGTGGAGCCGCCGCCCACATCAGCATAATTTCTTTGAATTAGTATATATTCAGGAAGGTGAAGGTAAACAATGCATCAACAATAGTTTGCTCCCCTATGAAGGTGGTAGTATTTTTTTATTGCCTCCATATGATTGCCATTCTTTTGAAATAGCTACTCCTACTACATTCACGTTCATCCGGTTTAATGCGTTATTCTTTAAAAATGACAAACGAACCATGATGGATTATAGCCAGTGGTTTAGTAACCTGCACTATATCCTAAGCAGTTATAACAGGGTGCCCGGAGATGTTATACATTCTGAAGCTGACAAGTCTGTTATGATAAGCCTTATAAACAGCATGCAGCAGGAAAGGCAACAGCAAAATTTTTCGGAGTCGATACTAAGGACAAATATGGTGGCAATGCTTAACATACTATTACGAAACTTCGAAAACAGTTTTCTGGAAAAACATAAGGATAAAGACAGTCAAACGCGTGATGTATTGCAATATATACAATATAACCTCTTTGATAACGGCAAACTTAAAGCAGATGCTATAGCAGAAGAATTTAATTTATCTCCTACCTACATAAGCGAATATTTTAAAAAGAAAACAGGTGAGAGCCTCAAGGAGTACATTTTGAAAGCCCGTGTAAATGTAGCTCAAAGCCGATTAGAATATTCGGGGCAAAGTCTTAAGGAAATAGCTTATGACCTGGGCTTTACCGATGCCAGCCACCTGACCAAGGTAATTAAAAAATACTATGATGATGCAGGTACTACGTGTAGTAGTTTCGCAGGGTAA
- a CDS encoding LysR substrate-binding domain-containing protein: MLLSLVMELRQLKYFIKAAELQNFTEASGALFITQSTLSQQIKQLEDELGIPLFDRIAKRVRLTEAGKIFLPYALKTVKDASDGKIILKDLMNLNTGNLTIGVTYGLTDLLTKAIIQFSKKYPKVQLDIVFGTTKELLEKLGRSDVDMMLSFLQQEKNGSYKTERLFSSCLALIVDSNHPLAKKKHVNIKQLENVSLLLPSGGFSIRNYLDILLLRHNIKPDIKMEINDINMLLLLVGSGEWATVLMGSSIFNHPDLKAIKITGDGMTRIATITWPVDIYCKKSAQLMAKLLVDLSANDIN; encoded by the coding sequence ATGTTACTATCTTTAGTTATGGAACTTCGACAACTTAAATATTTTATCAAAGCAGCCGAATTGCAAAATTTTACGGAAGCTTCCGGCGCTTTGTTTATTACACAAAGCACCTTGTCCCAACAGATCAAACAACTCGAAGATGAACTTGGGATACCTTTATTTGACAGGATTGCAAAGAGGGTACGGTTAACGGAAGCCGGAAAAATATTTTTACCTTATGCTCTTAAGACTGTAAAGGATGCCAGCGATGGAAAAATTATATTGAAGGATTTAATGAACCTCAATACTGGTAACTTGACAATTGGTGTTACTTATGGTTTAACCGACCTATTGACTAAAGCTATCATACAGTTTTCGAAAAAATACCCAAAAGTCCAACTTGACATTGTTTTCGGTACAACAAAGGAATTGTTAGAAAAACTCGGCCGGAGCGATGTTGACATGATGCTTTCCTTTTTGCAACAGGAAAAAAACGGTAGCTATAAAACAGAAAGGCTTTTTTCATCCTGCCTTGCTCTGATTGTAGACTCAAACCACCCTTTAGCTAAAAAAAAACATGTTAATATTAAACAATTAGAAAATGTTTCATTATTATTACCATCAGGCGGATTCAGCATCCGCAATTATTTGGATATTTTATTATTGCGCCATAATATAAAACCTGATATCAAGATGGAAATAAACGATATCAATATGCTTTTATTATTAGTAGGTAGCGGCGAATGGGCAACCGTTTTAATGGGCTCGTCAATTTTTAATCATCCGGATTTAAAAGCAATAAAAATTACAGGTGATGGTATGACCCGGATAGCAACCATAACCTGGCCGGTAGATATTTACTGCAAAAAATCAGCGCAGTTAATGGCAAAGTTATTAGTTGATTTAAGTGCTAATGATATCAATTAG
- a CDS encoding NADP-dependent oxidoreductase — protein MKSRLMRLVSIPEGMPQPSNFKIEHEELGVPANGELLLKPIYISVDPYLRAAMSGGHPPNLNAGDIIISRGIAEVVRSSDKRFSQGDFVMGYMEWRDILIAKADGLIHLKNNALPLSAYLSVLGSTGLSAYFSLIEIGKPKRGETMIVSGAAGAVGSIAGQIGKILGCKVIGIVGSEEKAQLITSAFQFDAAINYKTNKDINATIQELCPEGIDIYFDNVGGTVSDAVISNMNDYGRVIVCGTIADYNNTMKATGPRLLPLVVFKKLLIQGFLIGDYKDRFEEGRRQLQHWLAEDKIHYTETIMEGFEQLPDAFIGLFNGTNKGKMLVKISSCTIY, from the coding sequence ATGAAAAGCCGGTTAATGAGGCTTGTGAGCATACCGGAAGGTATGCCGCAACCCAGTAATTTCAAAATAGAGCATGAGGAACTCGGGGTTCCTGCCAATGGTGAGTTACTCTTAAAGCCAATATATATTTCTGTAGATCCTTACCTGAGAGCCGCTATGAGCGGCGGACATCCGCCCAATTTAAACGCAGGGGATATCATTATTTCGCGGGGTATAGCAGAAGTAGTTAGGTCGTCGGACAAAAGGTTTTCGCAGGGCGATTTTGTAATGGGCTATATGGAATGGCGGGATATTTTAATAGCTAAAGCGGATGGATTAATCCATCTTAAAAATAACGCCCTACCATTAAGTGCTTATTTAAGTGTCCTGGGATCTACTGGTTTATCAGCCTACTTTTCACTCATTGAAATAGGAAAGCCTAAAAGGGGAGAAACCATGATTGTTTCCGGTGCAGCTGGTGCCGTAGGAAGTATCGCCGGACAAATCGGTAAAATATTGGGATGTAAGGTTATCGGTATTGTTGGTAGCGAGGAAAAAGCACAGCTTATCACATCCGCTTTCCAATTTGATGCGGCCATAAATTATAAAACCAATAAAGATATTAATGCCACTATCCAAGAGCTTTGCCCGGAAGGCATTGATATTTACTTTGATAATGTGGGGGGTACTGTATCAGATGCGGTAATTAGCAACATGAACGATTACGGGAGGGTAATAGTTTGTGGGACAATTGCTGATTATAATAACACTATGAAAGCTACAGGGCCACGTTTACTACCTCTTGTTGTTTTTAAAAAATTATTGATACAAGGTTTTCTCATTGGCGATTACAAAGATCGTTTTGAGGAGGGTCGGCGTCAGTTGCAACATTGGTTAGCTGAAGATAAAATTCATTACACTGAAACAATTATGGAGGGCTTTGAACAATTACCCGATGCGTTTATTGGTCTTTTTAATGGCACGAATAAAGGAAAGATGTTAGTCAAGATATCATCTTGCACAATATATTGA
- a CDS encoding NADP-dependent oxidoreductase — translation MKAIQISEPGGTDKLTYTELPTPKINNDEVLVQVKAISINPVDVKSRAGKGVFGRLKDELPLILGWDISGVVQEAGSNSGFKKGDEVFGMVNFPGHGKAYAEYVAAPSSHLALKPANISHSEAAAATLAALTAYQATVLKANVQAGQKILVHAASGGVGHFAIQIAKHLGAEVTGTSSAKNKDFVLGLGADHHIDYHGYNWGESANEYDFIFDTVGGDNIDNSLEVAKSGSTLISIPTGLNEAVTEKARVKGVNGYFFMVSSNGDDMKVIAEWLAKGYIKSHISETFGFNDMALAHEHVESGRTVGKVVVTL, via the coding sequence ATGAAAGCAATACAAATAAGCGAACCGGGAGGGACAGATAAATTGACCTATACAGAACTCCCAACGCCCAAAATTAATAATGACGAAGTATTAGTACAGGTAAAAGCTATAAGTATTAACCCAGTAGACGTAAAAAGCCGCGCCGGTAAAGGCGTTTTTGGAAGGCTAAAAGACGAACTGCCACTTATATTGGGTTGGGATATCAGCGGAGTTGTGCAAGAGGCCGGCAGCAACTCGGGCTTTAAAAAAGGAGACGAAGTGTTTGGTATGGTTAACTTTCCCGGCCATGGTAAAGCCTATGCTGAATATGTAGCGGCTCCCTCAAGCCATCTCGCATTAAAACCGGCTAATATTTCCCACTCAGAAGCTGCCGCGGCTACACTCGCTGCGCTTACAGCCTACCAGGCGACAGTGCTTAAAGCAAATGTACAGGCAGGGCAAAAAATTCTAGTGCACGCGGCATCCGGTGGTGTTGGGCATTTTGCAATACAAATAGCAAAACACCTTGGAGCAGAAGTTACGGGTACCTCGTCTGCTAAAAATAAAGATTTTGTATTAGGCTTAGGTGCAGACCATCATATTGATTATCATGGTTACAACTGGGGAGAAAGCGCTAATGAATATGATTTTATATTTGATACCGTAGGGGGCGATAATATTGATAATTCTCTTGAGGTTGCAAAAAGTGGCAGTACGCTAATTAGCATACCAACGGGTCTTAATGAGGCCGTAACCGAAAAAGCCAGGGTAAAAGGAGTAAACGGTTATTTCTTCATGGTAAGTTCTAATGGGGATGATATGAAAGTAATTGCTGAATGGCTTGCAAAAGGTTATATTAAATCACACATCTCAGAAACATTCGGCTTTAATGATATGGCTTTGGCACATGAACACGTAGAAAGTGGCCGGACTGTAGGCAAAGTTGTTGTTACACTTTAA